A genomic segment from Paenibacillus sp. FSL K6-1096 encodes:
- a CDS encoding VOC family protein has protein sequence MKVTGFSHITLLVRDLQASLEFYQGILGMSLRHRGRTDAYLEWGSAWVCLVERTEAGEQPGGLAGMDHVAFYIAADDFKEAVDILNNHHVQIVRGPVQRGTGWSVNFLDPDGIQLELHTSTLDERMEVWH, from the coding sequence ATGAAAGTCACCGGATTCAGTCACATTACACTTCTCGTACGGGATCTACAGGCCTCTCTGGAATTCTACCAGGGCATTCTGGGCATGAGCCTCAGACACCGGGGCCGAACGGATGCTTATCTGGAGTGGGGCAGCGCCTGGGTTTGCCTGGTGGAGCGCACAGAGGCCGGGGAACAGCCGGGCGGACTCGCCGGGATGGATCATGTCGCTTTTTATATTGCAGCGGATGATTTCAAAGAAGCGGTAGATATTTTAAACAATCATCATGTACAGATCGTCAGAGGTCCCGTTCAGCGGGGCACCGGCTGGTCAGTGAACTTCCTGGACCCGGATGGCATCCAGCTGGAGCTGCATACATCCACCCTGGATGAACGAATGGAGGTATGGCATTAG
- a CDS encoding acetoacetate decarboxylase family protein, whose amino-acid sequence MSSFVKDVNEIAKRINTPTTFYNAETLTVYWETSPEVIRRILPAPLTPGPRPLVHAFVADYPRTSFCEPYREAAVFILAAYNGQPGTYCLSMPISDDIAMGLGREIYGFPKKMADIRLRKEDQHVAGSVSRRGTEFFRVEAALNGTMNTTDAESLISAHYGAGLPVFNMKYSKSPDGRGFDMGPLLIRQTASMDISVRKAAQVEIHLNDSPHDPWAELEVVRMLGGIYTVSNTVLERGEVLAEVDPAQFLPYSNLRWDWWV is encoded by the coding sequence ATGAGCAGCTTTGTGAAAGATGTGAACGAGATTGCCAAAAGAATCAATACACCAACGACCTTCTATAATGCCGAGACATTAACCGTCTATTGGGAGACCTCTCCCGAAGTGATCCGCAGGATTCTGCCCGCCCCGCTTACGCCGGGTCCAAGACCGCTGGTGCACGCTTTTGTAGCCGATTATCCCCGCACCAGCTTCTGTGAGCCTTACCGGGAAGCGGCGGTCTTCATCCTGGCAGCCTACAACGGACAGCCCGGGACCTACTGCCTGTCCATGCCGATCAGCGATGACATCGCTATGGGGCTGGGGCGGGAGATTTACGGCTTCCCCAAGAAAATGGCTGACATCCGTCTGCGCAAGGAAGATCAGCATGTGGCAGGCAGCGTCTCCCGGCGGGGCACCGAATTCTTCCGCGTTGAAGCCGCGCTTAACGGTACAATGAACACCACGGATGCAGAGAGCCTCATCTCCGCACATTACGGCGCCGGCCTGCCTGTCTTCAACATGAAATACTCCAAATCCCCGGATGGCCGCGGATTCGACATGGGACCGCTGCTGATCCGGCAGACCGCTTCAATGGATATTAGTGTACGCAAGGCGGCACAAGTGGAGATTCACCTGAATGACTCTCCGCATGATCCCTGGGCTGAGCTGGAGGTGGTTCGTATGCTGGGCGGCATCTACACCGTCAGCAATACTGTATTGGAGCGCGGCGAGGTGCTGGCTGAAGTAGATCCGGCACAGTTTCTTCCCTATTCGAACTTGCGCTGGGACTGGTGGGTCTAG
- a CDS encoding class I SAM-dependent methyltransferase produces the protein MDTEKLIRIFDRQAADYDRRREDPKQRRWRQKLIGSAQGDVLELAVGAGANFPFYPQGVRITAADFSSAMIERAEKAAHRHCLDADFICSDIEDMSFPAQSFDTIVSTLSLCSYKDPLGMLVQMNRWCKPDGTILLMEHGLGSSFLVTTLQRALNPLLYRIYGCHHTRDIIGLVRESGMQIRRTESFSLNMVHLIWAGPQGQQL, from the coding sequence ATGGATACCGAGAAGCTGATCCGGATTTTTGACCGGCAGGCTGCAGACTATGACCGAAGAAGGGAAGATCCGAAGCAGCGGCGCTGGCGCCAGAAGCTGATCGGTTCTGCGCAGGGTGATGTGCTCGAGCTTGCCGTGGGGGCCGGGGCTAACTTCCCGTTCTATCCGCAGGGCGTCCGGATTACAGCGGCTGATTTCAGCAGTGCTATGATTGAGCGTGCAGAGAAGGCGGCACACCGGCACTGCCTGGATGCGGATTTTATCTGTTCTGATATTGAAGACATGAGCTTTCCCGCACAATCGTTCGATACCATTGTCTCGACATTATCTCTATGCAGCTATAAGGACCCGTTAGGCATGCTGGTCCAAATGAATCGCTGGTGTAAGCCGGACGGCACCATCCTGCTTATGGAGCATGGCCTCGGTTCCAGCTTCCTGGTGACCACGCTGCAACGGGCGCTGAATCCGCTGCTATACCGCATCTACGGATGCCATCATACCCGGGATATCATCGGACTGGTGCGGGAGTCCGGGATGCAGATACGCAGAACAGAGAGCTTTTCGCTGAATATGGTTCACCTGATCTGGGCTGGCCCGCAAGGACAACAACTATGA
- a CDS encoding helix-turn-helix domain-containing protein: MSVSFEQISRYFAKQAVHIQWNKTLRADYADTMLITKSLAYFAPEFIYVGYRSGLPEHAEGLEQASLMLINDGAEPASQLGQGMHSGQNRLEFGAAEDVFELYNQTRALFLEEAEREQAKGRMLEACVAGKGLEAILSAAAELLCNPVIIIDVSYRILASSDCSRVTDPIWNDNLQQGYCSYDFIAAVHQLTSVQTGIASQEAYEVECSGSEVTKLVAKIRIGSKPVGNVIVLGDTRPIRQRDHELAGFTAELVAAELAKNSFYRNSSQAEYEELIYRLLEGEANGLALIQESQRSGVRLPKGRLSVMVLDLAGYEAASKYNGYLRDQLHLYFGKERLIFYHEHMVGVCEDSSAAVSPRERNPKLREFLVAHQIRLGISREFTDLTDCRKYYLQALKALEIGRIVRPAEPRVLYADVQLYDLLSPYARQDSREISHPALTVLREFDEQHHADLYHTLYCYLKNNQQLQKTADELFVHRNTLRYRLRQIDELVQVDLSQIDQVLRLYMSYQMTDYLDKLNGGGHPWCP, encoded by the coding sequence ATGAGTGTTAGCTTTGAACAGATTAGCAGATATTTTGCCAAGCAGGCTGTACATATCCAGTGGAACAAAACGTTAAGAGCAGATTATGCGGATACGATGCTGATTACGAAGAGCCTGGCTTATTTCGCGCCTGAATTTATCTATGTGGGCTACCGGTCCGGATTGCCGGAGCACGCGGAAGGGTTGGAGCAAGCCAGCCTGATGCTGATCAATGATGGTGCGGAGCCTGCCAGCCAGCTGGGTCAGGGGATGCACAGCGGGCAGAACCGGCTGGAATTCGGGGCGGCGGAGGATGTTTTCGAGCTCTATAATCAGACCCGGGCGCTGTTCCTGGAAGAGGCTGAACGGGAGCAGGCCAAGGGCAGAATGCTGGAGGCCTGTGTCGCCGGCAAAGGTCTGGAGGCCATACTCTCGGCTGCGGCGGAGCTGCTCTGCAATCCGGTAATTATTATCGATGTAAGCTACAGAATTCTGGCCTCCTCTGATTGCAGCAGGGTTACCGACCCCATATGGAATGACAATCTGCAACAGGGCTATTGCTCCTATGATTTCATAGCCGCTGTCCACCAGTTGACCAGTGTGCAGACCGGCATAGCGTCGCAGGAGGCTTACGAAGTGGAATGCAGCGGCAGCGAGGTGACCAAGCTGGTCGCCAAGATCAGGATTGGCAGTAAGCCTGTCGGCAATGTGATTGTGCTGGGCGATACCCGCCCGATCCGGCAGAGGGATCATGAGCTGGCGGGTTTTACGGCAGAGCTGGTGGCGGCGGAGCTGGCGAAGAACAGCTTTTACCGGAATTCCAGCCAGGCTGAATATGAAGAGTTAATCTATCGGTTGCTGGAGGGGGAGGCGAACGGACTGGCGTTAATTCAGGAGAGCCAGCGGAGCGGTGTGCGTCTGCCCAAGGGCAGGCTATCCGTGATGGTGCTGGATCTGGCGGGGTATGAGGCTGCAAGCAAATATAACGGGTATCTGAGGGATCAGCTGCACCTGTATTTCGGGAAGGAGCGGCTGATCTTTTACCATGAGCATATGGTAGGGGTCTGCGAAGACAGCTCTGCTGCGGTCAGTCCAAGAGAGAGGAATCCGAAGCTGCGGGAGTTTCTGGTGGCCCATCAGATCCGCCTGGGGATCAGCCGGGAATTCACCGACCTTACGGACTGCCGCAAATATTATCTGCAGGCGCTTAAGGCGCTGGAGATTGGGCGGATTGTCCGGCCTGCGGAGCCGCGCGTGCTGTATGCTGATGTGCAGCTCTATGATCTTTTATCCCCGTATGCGCGGCAGGATTCCCGGGAGATCAGCCATCCGGCGCTTACCGTCCTGCGTGAATTCGATGAGCAGCACCATGCCGACCTGTACCATACCCTCTATTGTTACTTGAAGAACAACCAGCAGCTGCAAAAAACGGCCGATGAACTATTTGTCCACCGCAACACCCTGCGCTACCGGTTACGCCAGATCGACGAGCTGGTTCAGGTGGATCTGAGCCAGATTGATCAAGTGCTGCGGCTGTATATGTCTTATCAAATGACAGATTATCTGGATAAGCTGAATGGCGGAGGCCACCCCTGGTGTCCCTGA
- a CDS encoding YcxB family protein produces METISFHYGRHIPKVARALYFHSWKSILTIAVQVVFIAVCMVLYMRNDSLILLGIAITLVLTTLMSLVMRTLLLPRILGSDTRYNKDYEYRFDAEGIRFDREQIQPVGWGSFTRVWENKSYYLLFQGQQNYWFIAKQSFQDAAQEDRFRAYVSDHRKIGSGVIW; encoded by the coding sequence ATGGAGACAATCAGCTTTCATTACGGACGGCATATTCCCAAGGTGGCGCGGGCCCTGTATTTCCACTCATGGAAATCGATCCTTACGATTGCGGTTCAGGTTGTATTTATAGCAGTGTGTATGGTTCTGTACATGAGGAATGATTCGTTAATTCTGCTTGGAATTGCGATTACGCTTGTCCTCACCACGCTGATGTCGTTGGTCATGCGGACCTTGCTGCTGCCAAGAATTCTGGGGTCGGACACCAGGTATAACAAGGACTATGAATACCGGTTCGATGCAGAGGGGATTCGCTTTGATCGTGAGCAGATTCAGCCGGTGGGCTGGGGGAGCTTTACCCGGGTATGGGAGAACAAAAGCTACTACCTGCTGTTCCAGGGGCAACAGAATTACTGGTTCATTGCCAAGCAATCGTTCCAGGATGCCGCGCAGGAGGACAGGTTCAGAGCCTATGTATCGGATCACCGGAAGATCGGCAGCGGTGTGATCTGGTAG
- a CDS encoding glucose 1-dehydrogenase yields MMRNPFDLSGKVAVVTGAAGGIGVEISRALAGAGADVALLDLQLDKLELSRQQIEAQGRRALPLHCDVTSGTAIESAAASILEHFGRLDILVNNAGVASAGSIEELDEAEWDRVMDTNVKSVYLMSKAVIPAMKEQRQGRIINLASICGVNGTKLAPVHAYNASKGAVVNLTRGMCATLAPYGITVNAIGPSLFPSGMTRALYQEQFLEQYNTLCPMGRPGNPDELNGAVLYFASDASSYTTGQTLYVDGGWTAV; encoded by the coding sequence ATGATGAGAAATCCTTTTGATTTAAGCGGAAAAGTGGCGGTAGTCACAGGGGCGGCCGGGGGAATCGGTGTGGAAATCTCGCGGGCGCTGGCTGGAGCAGGGGCCGACGTTGCCTTGCTGGATCTGCAATTGGACAAGCTGGAGCTGTCCAGGCAGCAGATTGAGGCCCAGGGCCGCCGCGCGCTTCCGCTCCACTGTGATGTAACCAGCGGCACAGCGATAGAGTCGGCGGCAGCAAGCATTCTGGAGCATTTCGGACGGCTGGACATCCTGGTGAACAATGCCGGAGTCGCTTCCGCAGGCTCTATCGAGGAATTGGATGAAGCCGAATGGGACCGGGTGATGGATACCAATGTGAAAAGCGTTTATCTCATGTCCAAGGCTGTGATCCCGGCCATGAAGGAACAACGCCAGGGCCGCATTATTAACCTTGCTTCGATCTGCGGGGTGAACGGTACGAAGCTGGCCCCTGTTCACGCCTATAATGCCTCCAAAGGTGCTGTCGTGAATCTGACCCGCGGAATGTGCGCCACCCTGGCTCCTTATGGAATTACGGTGAATGCGATTGGACCGAGCCTGTTCCCCAGCGGAATGACGCGTGCACTCTATCAGGAGCAATTCCTGGAGCAGTACAATACCTTATGCCCCATGGGCCGCCCCGGCAATCCCGATGAGCTAAACGGTGCTGTCCTCTATTTCGCATCCGATGCTTCCAGCTACACAACAGGCCAGACGCTGTATGTGGACGGGGGCTGGACAGCAGTCTGA
- a CDS encoding pyridoxamine 5'-phosphate oxidase family protein: protein MNQPFQDILTSEDELRALLGYPNEVVKRKAIHHLDHHCRAYIAMSPLLFLSTADEHGSCDVSPRGDAPGSVLVLDDGHLVIPERPGNRRLDSLRNILVNPNIGLIFIIPGLEETLRINGQAYVIKDESILDQMVARDKRPLLGIGVKVEECYMHCAKAFKRSQVWNSNTWPEETALPSVPAIIAAHVNTAEFTEEVVRRGIEESYAKRLY from the coding sequence ATGAATCAGCCTTTTCAAGATATTCTTACGTCCGAAGATGAGCTTAGAGCCCTGCTCGGGTATCCAAACGAAGTGGTGAAGCGCAAAGCGATCCATCATCTGGATCATCATTGCCGCGCTTACATAGCGATGTCCCCATTGTTGTTTCTGTCCACAGCCGATGAACACGGCTCCTGCGATGTCTCGCCGCGCGGGGATGCTCCCGGTTCGGTGCTGGTGCTGGATGACGGGCATTTGGTGATCCCGGAGCGGCCGGGCAACCGCAGACTGGACTCCTTGCGCAATATATTGGTTAATCCGAATATCGGACTGATTTTCATCATTCCGGGACTTGAAGAGACGCTGCGGATTAACGGGCAGGCCTATGTCATCAAGGATGAGTCAATTCTGGATCAGATGGTAGCAAGAGATAAGCGGCCTCTGCTCGGCATTGGGGTGAAGGTGGAGGAGTGCTATATGCATTGCGCCAAGGCCTTCAAACGCTCGCAGGTGTGGAACAGTAACACTTGGCCTGAGGAAACGGCGCTTCCTTCTGTGCCGGCCATTATCGCCGCCCATGTGAATACAGCAGAGTTCACGGAGGAAGTAGTGCGGCGGGGGATAGAGGAGAGCTACGCGAAGCGGCTTTATTAA
- a CDS encoding HAD family hydrolase, giving the protein MDSIIFDLDGTIWDPTETVVGGWNQVINSYNGAANEITIQDLQGIMGLPVPEVGRKLFPDTGEAIRERIMSECCEMECHVLGQQGGRLYPQAEEVLQALAAKYKLFIVSNCQSGYIEAFYEYHQLQKYFTDYEHPGSTGLSKGENIRLVMDRNHLTAPVYVGDTEGDRKASEFAGIPFVYAGYGFGEVSRYDYVIDRLAGLLDLF; this is encoded by the coding sequence ATGGACAGTATCATTTTTGATCTGGATGGCACGATATGGGACCCGACGGAGACTGTAGTGGGCGGATGGAATCAAGTGATTAACAGCTATAACGGAGCTGCTAATGAAATAACGATACAGGATTTACAGGGGATTATGGGGCTGCCGGTGCCGGAGGTTGGCCGGAAGCTGTTCCCTGACACCGGCGAGGCGATCCGGGAGCGCATCATGAGTGAATGCTGTGAGATGGAGTGTCACGTTCTGGGGCAGCAAGGCGGAAGGTTATACCCGCAGGCGGAGGAGGTGCTTCAGGCATTAGCGGCAAAATATAAGCTGTTCATCGTAAGCAACTGCCAGTCGGGGTATATTGAAGCGTTCTATGAATATCATCAGCTGCAGAAGTATTTCACGGACTATGAGCATCCGGGAAGCACCGGGCTGTCCAAGGGCGAGAACATCCGGCTGGTCATGGACCGCAATCACTTAACCGCTCCTGTCTACGTGGGCGATACGGAGGGGGACAGGAAGGCTTCAGAGTTCGCCGGGATTCCCTTTGTGTATGCCGGGTACGGATTCGGTGAAGTCAGCCGGTATGACTATGTTATCGATCGGCTGGCTGGGCTGCTGGATTTATTCTGA
- a CDS encoding iron chaperone, whose product MDVFAEYLAKIDNPVHRTTVEEVLAWVLQEFPQLEPRIAWNQPMFTDHGTYIIGFSVAKGHMAVAPEKAGMDHFAEVLKQGGVDHTKLLIRMKWTSPVDYDLLRQLIEYNITDKADCTTFWRA is encoded by the coding sequence ATGGATGTGTTTGCAGAGTATTTAGCGAAGATTGATAATCCGGTCCACCGTACAACAGTCGAAGAGGTCCTGGCCTGGGTGCTTCAGGAATTTCCGCAGCTAGAGCCGAGAATCGCCTGGAACCAGCCGATGTTCACCGATCACGGAACATATATTATCGGCTTCAGTGTAGCCAAAGGGCATATGGCCGTGGCCCCGGAGAAAGCCGGGATGGATCACTTCGCGGAGGTCCTGAAGCAAGGCGGAGTAGATCACACCAAGCTGCTGATCCGTATGAAATGGACGAGTCCGGTGGACTACGACCTGCTGAGACAGCTGATCGAATACAATATCACGGATAAAGCGGACTGCACTACCTTCTGGCGGGCATAA
- a CDS encoding GNAT family N-acetyltransferase, with protein MNLSESLYTKRLHFRLLNLEDTDAVYKQFSDPDMCRYFSEPPCDYNEAVEIIEHYAQPEGKGHHRYGMFDRETGAFIGTCGYHYWDPERKQVEIGYDIWKDYWGQGYISEALPVLLNTCFTHLNAECIYILTHPQNAASKATVRKFGFEQCAPCRAVEGEPQVCMKLMRGH; from the coding sequence ATGAATCTATCTGAATCCTTATATACCAAACGACTACATTTCCGCCTGCTCAATCTGGAGGATACCGATGCTGTCTACAAGCAATTCTCGGACCCGGACATGTGCAGATATTTCAGTGAGCCGCCATGCGATTATAACGAAGCTGTCGAAATCATTGAGCACTATGCCCAGCCTGAAGGCAAAGGCCACCACCGCTACGGGATGTTTGACCGGGAGACCGGTGCCTTCATCGGCACCTGCGGCTATCATTACTGGGACCCGGAGCGGAAGCAGGTGGAGATCGGCTATGACATCTGGAAGGACTATTGGGGACAGGGCTATATATCGGAGGCCTTGCCTGTTCTACTTAATACGTGCTTCACACATCTTAATGCGGAATGTATCTATATCCTGACCCATCCGCAGAATGCTGCCTCGAAGGCAACCGTGCGCAAGTTCGGCTTTGAACAGTGTGCGCCGTGCAGAGCCGTAGAGGGCGAGCCTCAGGTATGTATGAAGCTAATGCGCGGACACTGA